One segment of Buchnera aphidicola (Chaitoregma tattakana) DNA contains the following:
- the repA gene encoding plasmid replication initiator RepA, with product YYRTRYIFNKNPKFVPPKKDKSRPVFIKYAIKMASLTDVARTELNYVIQPKDPNTGAIIKRKRRLNEHRARAMREIVKAMIYHFNITSDLVQASVEQLADECRLSTISKAGNKSITRASRLITNFMEPMGFVVCKKVWDKVIGNYTPKMITLTPLFFELIGISSKKLYNAKKQQLGWINKGLIKRGLKKISFSEARRIGKDKRIRGILKHRHMKHIFYRKHIKAKKIFSMDEKIAKQKILRALVARYSILELTTLGPKGLKKQINIEYYYLRKLATSPIPKFY from the coding sequence TGTACTATAGAACAAGATACATTTTTAATAAAAATCCTAAATTTGTACCTCCTAAAAAAGATAAATCTAGACCTGTGTTTATAAAGTATGCTATTAAGATGGCTTCTTTAACAGATGTTGCTCGGACAGAATTAAATTATGTAATACAGCCTAAAGATCCTAATACTGGAGCTATTATAAAAAGAAAAAGAAGATTAAATGAACATAGAGCCCGTGCTATGAGAGAAATAGTAAAAGCAATGATATATCATTTTAATATTACGTCAGATCTAGTACAAGCATCAGTAGAACAACTAGCTGATGAGTGTAGATTATCTACTATTTCCAAAGCAGGAAACAAGTCTATTACTAGAGCTTCTAGATTAATAACAAACTTTATGGAGCCTATGGGTTTTGTAGTATGTAAAAAAGTTTGGGACAAAGTAATAGGAAACTATACTCCTAAAATGATTACTTTAACACCTTTGTTTTTCGAGTTAATAGGAATATCTTCTAAGAAATTGTATAATGCAAAAAAACAGCAATTAGGATGGATTAATAAAGGTTTGATAAAAAGAGGATTAAAAAAAATAAGTTTTTCAGAAGCTAGAAGAATAGGAAAAGATAAAAGAATAAGAGGGATATTAAAACATAGACATATGAAGCATATTTTTTATAGAAAGCATATAAAAGCAAAAAAAATTTTTTCTATGGATGAAAAAATAGCTAAACAGAAAATTTTAAGAGCATTAGTTGCTAGGTATTCTATATTAGAACTTACTACATTAGGGCCAAAAGGATTAAAAAAACAGATAAATATTGAATATTATTATTTGAGGAAATTAGCTACTTCTCCTATACCAAAGTTTTATTAA